Proteins co-encoded in one Vibrio fortis genomic window:
- a CDS encoding DUF294 nucleotidyltransferase-like domain-containing protein, translated as MPDKFNMQHPPFDSLSEAEQLTLRSALDVVYYRAQETILEADRPSRHLHILIKGAVEERASQDGEIYAHYANDDIFDVRSQFEPHTKHQYIALEDTLSYLLPTDVFLELYNANGQFAAYFDNNLAKRKELIEAAKQQQNLAEFILTKVDDSIYHPPLILEPNQPINEVTKILKEQGLDSALIHLAYDDPKAFGSSCTLPYSIVTRTNLLHAVMLEDYPLDAPVGEIATFPVLHVNDGDFLFNAMINMTRNRVKRVMVCDGQEAVGMLDMTQILSAFSTHSHVLTLRIARATNIEELAMASNKQRQLVESLISNGIRTRFIMELISAVNEQIIEKAFELILPPALQNHCCLIVLGSEGRGEQILKTDQDNALIIQDGLEWHHCEEVMAELTHTLQQLGYPLCPGNVMVNNPKWVHSQQGWKETLSQWVKKATPDTVMDIAIMADAHAVAGNRELLQPVKDHLRDLMVGQELILTEFCRPALNFSVPLSLFGNVKASKSGLDIKQGGIFPIVHGVRALSLEHGISVNNTFERIEALVQKNVLEQSTADNLSEALKQFFKWRLSQRLSQQHSSNKLDVKLMERADRDLLRHSLHVVKKFKQWLGYHYQIRD; from the coding sequence ATGCCTGATAAATTTAATATGCAGCACCCACCCTTCGATAGCTTATCTGAGGCAGAACAACTGACCCTACGTTCTGCGCTCGACGTGGTTTACTATCGTGCTCAAGAAACCATTCTCGAAGCGGATCGTCCAAGCCGCCATCTGCATATTTTAATCAAAGGTGCCGTGGAGGAGCGTGCTAGCCAAGATGGTGAAATTTACGCCCACTATGCGAACGACGATATCTTTGATGTACGCAGCCAATTTGAACCTCACACTAAACACCAGTACATCGCGCTAGAAGATACCCTCAGCTATCTGCTTCCGACCGACGTGTTCCTTGAGCTCTACAATGCCAATGGCCAGTTTGCGGCCTACTTTGATAACAACCTCGCCAAGCGTAAAGAACTCATAGAAGCCGCTAAACAGCAGCAAAACTTGGCTGAATTTATCTTAACCAAAGTCGACGATTCGATTTATCACCCACCTCTGATCCTAGAGCCTAATCAACCTATCAATGAAGTAACCAAAATCCTTAAAGAACAAGGGCTCGACTCGGCTTTAATTCATTTAGCCTATGATGATCCAAAAGCTTTTGGATCATCATGTACCTTACCCTATTCTATCGTCACACGAACCAACTTATTGCACGCTGTGATGCTTGAGGATTATCCCCTTGATGCCCCTGTGGGTGAGATAGCAACCTTCCCAGTTTTGCATGTTAATGATGGTGATTTTCTGTTTAACGCCATGATTAATATGACGCGTAATCGAGTAAAAAGGGTCATGGTTTGTGATGGGCAAGAAGCGGTTGGCATGCTCGATATGACGCAAATTTTGAGTGCATTCTCGACTCACTCTCACGTACTGACGCTACGAATTGCGCGCGCCACCAACATCGAAGAGTTGGCCATGGCTTCCAACAAACAGCGTCAATTGGTTGAGAGCCTAATCAGCAATGGCATTCGAACGCGCTTCATCATGGAGCTTATTTCTGCGGTTAACGAGCAGATCATCGAAAAAGCCTTTGAGTTGATTTTACCTCCTGCGCTGCAGAATCACTGTTGCCTAATTGTGCTCGGCTCTGAGGGGCGCGGAGAACAGATACTCAAAACCGACCAAGACAACGCGCTGATCATTCAAGACGGTTTAGAGTGGCATCACTGTGAAGAGGTCATGGCTGAGCTCACTCATACCTTGCAACAGCTAGGCTACCCGCTCTGCCCGGGCAATGTGATGGTGAACAATCCGAAGTGGGTACACTCACAACAGGGCTGGAAAGAAACCCTCTCGCAATGGGTGAAGAAAGCCACTCCAGATACAGTCATGGACATTGCTATCATGGCAGACGCCCATGCGGTGGCGGGCAATCGAGAGCTACTGCAACCCGTTAAAGATCACTTAAGAGATTTAATGGTGGGACAAGAACTCATCCTCACCGAATTCTGTCGCCCTGCCCTAAACTTCTCTGTTCCACTGTCTCTGTTTGGTAACGTGAAGGCATCAAAATCAGGCTTAGACATCAAACAGGGAGGCATTTTCCCTATCGTTCATGGCGTGAGAGCACTCAGCCTTGAACATGGTATCAGCGTCAACAACACCTTCGAACGCATCGAAGCGCTAGTGCAGAAGAATGTTCTAGAACAAAGCACCGCTGACAACCTCAGCGAAGCCCTAAAGCAATTCTTTAAGTGGCGTTTGTCCCAACGTTTATCGCAACAACACAGCAGCAACAAACTCGACGTAAAACTCATGGAGCGAGCCGACCGAGACCTACTCAGACACAGCTTGCATGTCGTGAAGAAGTTTAAGCAGTGGTTGGGCTATCACTACCAAATTAGGGATTAG
- a CDS encoding 3'-5' exonuclease: MNRLVRYYWYRKLRGSPYQDLFTTNSGQELVSLDCETTSLDPNQAELVSIAATKIVGNRIITSQPFEVRLRAPQSLDSNSIKIHRIRHQDLKHGVEEKHAISALLDFIGNRPLVGYHIRYDKKILDKACLKHFGFPMPNPLVEVSQLYQEKLEKHLPNAYFDLSLDTICRQLDLPLPTNKHDALQDAISAALIFVRLQHGDLPRFNSSYS; the protein is encoded by the coding sequence ATGAACCGATTAGTTCGCTATTACTGGTATCGAAAGCTCAGAGGTTCTCCCTATCAGGATCTCTTCACCACGAATTCTGGGCAAGAGTTGGTGTCGCTTGATTGTGAAACCACCAGCCTCGACCCTAATCAAGCAGAGCTGGTCTCGATCGCGGCCACCAAAATCGTCGGGAATCGAATCATTACCAGCCAGCCGTTTGAGGTCAGATTAAGAGCGCCTCAATCTTTAGATTCCAATTCGATAAAAATCCATCGAATCCGCCACCAAGACCTCAAACATGGCGTAGAAGAGAAACACGCCATCAGCGCACTGCTCGACTTCATCGGCAATCGACCTTTGGTCGGCTACCACATCCGTTACGACAAAAAAATTCTCGATAAGGCGTGTTTAAAACATTTTGGCTTTCCGATGCCTAATCCCTTAGTAGAAGTCAGCCAACTCTATCAAGAAAAGCTCGAAAAGCATCTGCCTAATGCCTATTTCGACCTAAGCCTCGATACCATCTGTCGCCAACTCGACCTACCGCTGCCCACCAATAAACACGATGCATTACAAGACGCTATCTCGGCTGCGCTGATATTTGTTCGTCTACAACATGGCGACTTACCGCGCTTTAACTCCTCTTATTCATAA
- the acs gene encoding acetate--CoA ligase has product MSEAHVYPVKENIKANTHADNDTYLAMYQQSVSDPEGFWGEHGKIVDWIKPFTQVKSTSFDPGHIDIRWFEDGTLNVSANCIDRHLAERGDDVAIIWEGDDPADDKTLTFNELHKEVCEFSNALKEQGVQKGDVVCLYMPMVPEAAVAMLACTRIGAVHTVVFGGFSPEALSGRIIDSDSKIVITADEGVRGGRAVPLKKNVDEALTNPEVKTIQKVIVMKRTGGDIDWHEHRDVWWHEATANVSSECPPEEMKAEDPLFILYTSGSTGKPKGVLHTTGGYLVYAAMTFKYVFDYQEGETFWCTADVGWITGHTYLIYGPLANGAKTILFEGVPNYPNTSRMSEVVDKHQVNILYTAPTAIRALMAKGNEAVEGTTRSSLRIMGSVGEPINPEAWEWYYKTIGNENSPIVDTWWQTETGGILIAPLPGATDLKPGSATRPFFGVQPALVDNMGNIIEGATDGNLVILDSWPGQMRTVYGDHERFEQTYFSTFKGMYFTSDGARRDEDGYYWITGRVDDVLNVSGHRMGTAEIESALVAFDKIAEAAIVGIPHDIKGQAIYAYITLNDGEFPTAELHKEVKDWVRKEIGPIATPDVLHWTDSLPKTRSGKIMRRILRKIATGDTGNLGDTSTLADPSVVDKLIAEKAELA; this is encoded by the coding sequence ATGAGTGAAGCACACGTTTATCCGGTAAAAGAAAACATCAAAGCAAATACACACGCGGATAATGACACTTACCTAGCCATGTACCAACAATCTGTTTCTGACCCTGAAGGCTTCTGGGGCGAGCATGGAAAAATCGTAGATTGGATTAAGCCTTTCACCCAAGTGAAAAGCACTTCATTTGACCCTGGCCACATCGACATTCGCTGGTTTGAAGACGGCACACTCAACGTGTCTGCTAACTGTATTGACCGCCACCTTGCTGAGCGCGGTGATGACGTCGCAATCATCTGGGAAGGCGACGATCCAGCTGACGACAAGACTCTAACCTTCAACGAACTGCACAAAGAAGTCTGTGAATTCTCTAACGCTCTTAAAGAGCAAGGCGTACAAAAAGGCGACGTAGTGTGTCTGTACATGCCAATGGTGCCAGAAGCGGCGGTTGCAATGCTTGCTTGTACGCGTATCGGTGCAGTTCATACTGTGGTATTTGGTGGTTTCTCACCAGAAGCTCTATCTGGTCGTATTATCGATTCCGATTCTAAAATCGTAATCACCGCAGATGAGGGTGTTCGTGGCGGCCGTGCCGTTCCTCTTAAGAAAAATGTCGATGAAGCTCTGACTAACCCTGAAGTAAAAACGATTCAGAAAGTTATTGTCATGAAACGCACTGGTGGTGATATTGATTGGCACGAGCATCGTGACGTTTGGTGGCATGAAGCAACGGCAAACGTATCGTCAGAGTGCCCACCAGAAGAGATGAAAGCAGAGGACCCTCTATTCATTCTCTACACATCTGGCTCTACAGGTAAACCTAAAGGTGTTCTACACACCACCGGTGGCTACCTTGTGTATGCAGCAATGACATTCAAATACGTATTTGACTACCAAGAAGGCGAAACCTTCTGGTGTACCGCGGATGTGGGTTGGATCACTGGTCACACCTACCTAATCTACGGCCCACTGGCGAACGGTGCTAAAACTATCCTATTTGAGGGTGTGCCTAACTACCCAAATACTAGCCGTATGAGTGAAGTGGTTGATAAGCACCAAGTCAACATCCTCTACACAGCACCAACAGCGATTCGTGCTCTGATGGCGAAAGGTAATGAAGCGGTTGAAGGCACTACGCGTAGCAGCTTGCGTATTATGGGTTCAGTCGGTGAGCCAATTAACCCTGAGGCGTGGGAGTGGTACTACAAAACGATTGGTAACGAGAACTCACCAATTGTTGATACATGGTGGCAAACTGAAACAGGCGGTATCTTGATCGCGCCTCTACCGGGTGCAACGGATCTAAAACCAGGCTCAGCGACTCGCCCATTCTTTGGTGTTCAACCGGCACTGGTTGATAACATGGGTAACATCATCGAAGGTGCAACCGACGGTAACCTAGTGATTCTTGACTCTTGGCCGGGGCAGATGCGTACTGTTTATGGCGACCATGAGCGTTTCGAGCAGACTTACTTCTCAACCTTCAAAGGTATGTACTTCACCAGTGACGGCGCTCGTCGTGATGAAGATGGCTACTACTGGATCACTGGTCGTGTCGATGACGTTCTAAACGTATCAGGTCACCGTATGGGTACTGCAGAGATTGAATCAGCGCTGGTTGCATTCGATAAGATCGCAGAGGCCGCGATTGTGGGTATCCCTCACGATATCAAAGGCCAAGCAATCTACGCTTACATCACCCTAAACGACGGTGAATTCCCAACAGCCGAACTTCATAAAGAGGTGAAAGACTGGGTGCGTAAAGAGATTGGTCCGATTGCAACACCAGATGTACTACACTGGACAGACTCTCTACCGAAAACACGTTCTGGTAAGATCATGCGTCGTATCCTACGTAAGATTGCAACAGGCGATACAGGCAACCTTGGTGATACGTCAACGCTTGCGGACCCAAGCGTGGTTGACAAGCTAATCGCAGAAAAAGCTGAGCTTGCATAA
- the aroQ gene encoding type II 3-dehydroquinate dehydratase yields MSTKFRILVLNGPNLNLLGLREPAHYGSQTLDQIINGLKEQAKTQDVELSHLQSNREYELIEAIHGAFQNIDFIIINPAAFTHTSVALRDALLGVAIPFIEVHLSNVHAREPFRHHSYLSDKAEGVICGLGAQGYQFALTAAINKLQSK; encoded by the coding sequence ATGTCTACAAAGTTTCGCATTCTAGTTTTAAATGGCCCAAACCTTAACCTTTTAGGCCTAAGAGAGCCTGCTCATTATGGTTCTCAAACACTTGACCAGATAATTAACGGTCTTAAAGAGCAAGCGAAAACGCAGGACGTTGAGCTATCTCACTTACAGTCAAATCGTGAGTACGAGCTAATTGAAGCCATTCACGGTGCATTCCAAAACATTGATTTTATTATTATCAATCCAGCGGCGTTCACACACACAAGTGTGGCACTGCGCGATGCACTGCTTGGCGTAGCAATCCCTTTTATTGAGGTGCACCTTTCGAATGTTCACGCGCGTGAACCATTTAGGCACCACTCTTACCTCTCAGACAAAGCCGAAGGGGTAATTTGTGGCTTAGGTGCACAAGGCTACCAATTTGCTTTGACCGCTGCGATCAACAAGCTTCAGTCAAAGTAA
- the accB gene encoding acetyl-CoA carboxylase biotin carboxyl carrier protein, which produces MDIRKIKKLIELVEESGIAELEISEGEESVRISRNGTAPVAAPVQYAAAPAPVAAPAPAAAPAAAAAPEAAEAPAAVTGHQVLSPMVGTFYSAPSPDAKPFVKVGQQVNAGDTLCIVEAMKMMNQIEADKSGVVTAILVEDGQPVEFDQALVIIE; this is translated from the coding sequence ATGGATATTCGCAAAATCAAAAAGCTGATCGAATTGGTTGAAGAGTCTGGTATCGCAGAACTAGAAATCTCTGAAGGTGAAGAGTCAGTACGCATCAGCCGTAACGGCACTGCACCAGTAGCAGCACCAGTTCAATACGCAGCAGCGCCAGCACCTGTAGCAGCTCCGGCTCCTGCAGCGGCTCCAGCAGCAGCGGCGGCTCCAGAAGCAGCTGAAGCTCCAGCAGCAGTAACTGGTCACCAAGTTCTTTCTCCAATGGTTGGTACTTTCTACAGCGCACCAAGCCCAGACGCAAAACCATTCGTTAAAGTTGGTCAACAAGTTAACGCTGGCGACACGCTATGTATCGTTGAAGCGATGAAGATGATGAACCAAATCGAAGCGGACAAATCTGGTGTTGTAACTGCAATCCTAGTTGAAGACGGCCAACCAGTTGAGTTCGACCAAGCTCTAGTAATTATCGAATAA
- the accC gene encoding acetyl-CoA carboxylase biotin carboxylase subunit: protein MLDKLVIANRGEIALRILRACKELGIKTVAVHSTADRDLKHVLLADETICIGPARGIDSYLNIPRIISAAEVTGAVAIHPGYGFLSENADFAEQVEQSGFIFVGPKAETIRIMGDKVSAITAMKKAGVPCVPGSDGPLNDDEATNKAHAKRIGYPVIIKASGGGGGRGMRVVRSEKELTEAIAMTRAEAKACFNNDMVYMEKFLENPRHVEVQVIADGQGGAIHLGERDCSMQRRHQKVVEEAPAPGITAEMRKYIGERCTRACLEIGYRGAGTFEFLYENGEFYFIEMNTRIQVEHPVTEMVTGVDLIKEQLRVAAGQPLSFTQDDIKISGHAIECRINAEDPEKFLPSPGKIERFHAPGGMGVRWDSHIYTGYTVPPHYDSMIGKLITYGENRDVAISRMKNALGEMIVEGIKVNIPLQESIMNDENFQHGGANIHYLEKKLGLQ from the coding sequence ATGTTAGATAAATTAGTAATCGCGAACCGTGGTGAAATTGCACTACGTATTCTGCGAGCATGTAAAGAGCTAGGCATTAAAACGGTAGCTGTTCACTCAACAGCTGACCGTGACCTTAAGCACGTACTGCTTGCAGATGAAACTATCTGTATCGGTCCTGCTCGTGGTATCGATAGCTACCTGAACATCCCTCGCATCATTAGTGCGGCAGAGGTAACAGGCGCTGTTGCTATCCACCCAGGCTACGGCTTCCTATCTGAAAACGCAGACTTTGCTGAGCAAGTTGAACAAAGCGGTTTCATCTTCGTAGGCCCTAAAGCTGAAACTATCCGCATCATGGGTGATAAAGTTTCTGCAATCACGGCAATGAAGAAAGCTGGCGTACCTTGTGTACCTGGTTCTGACGGTCCACTAAACGACGACGAAGCAACCAACAAAGCTCACGCTAAGCGTATTGGCTACCCAGTAATCATCAAAGCATCTGGTGGCGGCGGCGGTCGTGGTATGCGTGTTGTTCGTTCTGAGAAAGAGCTAACTGAAGCTATCGCAATGACACGTGCTGAAGCAAAAGCATGTTTCAACAACGATATGGTTTACATGGAAAAATTCCTAGAAAACCCACGTCACGTTGAAGTACAAGTGATTGCTGATGGTCAAGGCGGTGCTATCCACCTTGGTGAGCGTGACTGTTCTATGCAGCGTCGTCACCAAAAGGTTGTTGAAGAAGCGCCAGCACCAGGTATTACTGCAGAGATGCGTAAGTACATTGGTGAGCGTTGTACTCGTGCTTGTCTTGAGATTGGCTACCGTGGTGCAGGTACTTTCGAGTTCCTATACGAAAACGGCGAGTTCTACTTCATTGAGATGAACACACGTATTCAAGTAGAGCACCCAGTAACTGAAATGGTAACTGGCGTTGACCTAATCAAAGAGCAACTGCGTGTTGCTGCGGGTCAACCTCTGTCTTTCACTCAAGATGACATCAAGATCAGCGGTCACGCTATCGAGTGTCGTATCAATGCGGAAGACCCAGAGAAGTTCCTACCTTCACCAGGTAAGATCGAGCGTTTCCACGCGCCAGGCGGTATGGGCGTACGTTGGGATTCTCACATCTACACGGGTTACACAGTACCACCTCACTACGATTCAATGATTGGTAAACTAATCACTTACGGTGAGAACCGCGATGTCGCGATCTCTCGTATGAAGAACGCTCTGGGTGAGATGATTGTAGAAGGCATCAAAGTGAACATCCCTCTACAAGAGTCGATCATGAATGACGAGAACTTCCAACACGGTGGTGCAAACATCCACTACCTAGAGAAGAAACTTGGTCTTCAATAA